Proteins found in one Triticum aestivum cultivar Chinese Spring chromosome 4D, IWGSC CS RefSeq v2.1, whole genome shotgun sequence genomic segment:
- the LOC123099800 gene encoding NADH-ubiquinone oxidoreductase chain 6-like: protein MRLLAPAFKFHFKGGRRTMILSVLSSPALVSGLMVVRAKNLVHSVLFPILVFCDTSGLLILLGLDFSAMISPVVHIGAIAVSFLFVVMMFNIQIAEIHEEVLRYLPVSGIIGLIFWWEMFFILDNETIPLLPTHKNTTSLRYTVYAGKVRSWTNLETLGNLLYTYYFVWFLVSSLILLVAMIGAIVLTMHRTTKVKR, encoded by the coding sequence AtgcgtcttcttgctccagcattCAAGTTCCATTTCAAGGGAGGACGACGTACCATGATACTTTCTGTTTTGTCGAGCCCTGCTTTGGTCTCTGGTTTGATGGTTGTACGTGCTAAAAATCTGGTACATTCCGTTTTGTTTCCCATCCTAGTCTTTTGTGACACTTCTGGTTTACTTATTTTGTTAGGTCTCGACTTCTCCGCTATGATCTCCCCAGTAGTTCATATAGGAGCTATTGCCGTTTCATTCCTATTTGTGGTTATGATGTTCAATATTCAAATAGCGGAGATTCACGAAGAAGTATTGCGCTATTTACCAGTGAGTGGTATTATTGGACTAATCTTTTGGTGGGAAATGTTCTTCATTTTAGATAATGAAACCATTCCATTACTACCAACCCACAAAAATACGACCTCTCTGAGATATACGGTTTATGCCGGAAAGGTACGAAGTTGGACTAATTTGGAAACATTGGGCAATTTGCTTTATACCTACTATTTCGTCTGGTTTTTGGTTTCTAGTCTGATTTTATTAGTAGCTATGATTGGGGCTATAGTACTTACTATGCATAGGACTACAAAGGTGAAAAGATAG